TGCCCCCCGGGACCATCCAATCGAGGATGACGGCATCGAAGGGCTGACCGGCCGCGCGATGGGATTGATAAAGCGATATCGCATCTTCACCGCTCGCAGCCATCACCGCCTGGTAGCCGAGGTACTCGAGCATTTTCCCGACCACGGATCGCACCAAATCCTCGTCGTCCATGATCAGGATTTTGCCCTTCGCCACCAGCGCCTCCTTTTCAAATATAGCTTTCGTGCCCTCCCACCCCCCGAAATTCCAGGAAAAACGAGGCTGTTGTCTGATAAACCGACCGGGATCGAGAAATGTCCTTGTGGTTGTCACGGGTTGCGCTTATGCTTGCGGGGATGCCGGCCATGGAACCGCTCTTCGCCTATACCGACTACCGGTGTTTCTTGGCCGATTGGTTCGCCCATAAGAAGCACATCAACGGGCATTTTTCCCTGCGCGTGTTGGCGGAGCAGTCAGGATTCAAAGCTCGCGATTACTTGATGCGGGTGATGCGGGGCGAGCGCAACTTGTCCGACGATGGCATCCGTAAGTTGTCTGAATATTTCCGGTTTTCCGAAAAACAGGCAGAGTACTTTTCCTCCCTGGTCCATCTCAATCAGGCCCGCACGCATTCGGAAAAGGAACGCTACTACGCCCGCTTGGCGGAAGTCCGCAAGTACGGGGCCCATCAGCGCCTGCGGCAGGATCAGTTCGAATACCTCACCGCCTGGTACCATAGCGCGCTGCGTTCGCTTCTGCCGGTGCTGGAGCCCTTCCCCAAGGTCGGCGGGGAAGAGGATTGGGAACGGCTGGGCAAACTGCTCGATCCGCCGCTGACGGGCAAGCAAGCGCGCGACTCGGTGGAATTGCTGCTCCGATTGGGACTGCTCGCCCGCGATGCCCACGGCCGGTATGCGGTGCAGGAAGCGGCCTTGACCACGGGGGACGAAGTGGCGGCGCTGGGCGTGGCCACCTTCCACCGCGCCACCATGGAACTGGCCAAACGTTCCATCGATAAGCATCCCCCGCCTGCGCGGGACATCAGCGGGGTCACCATGAGCATCTCCCAGGAGGGCTTCCGCCGCATCAAATCGGAGCTGCGCGCCTTCCGCAAAAGGATCCAGGCCCTCGCTTCGGCCGATTCCGGCGAGGACATGGTGTACCAACTCAACCTCCATCTTTTCCCGCTCACGCGGACGCGAGGCAAAACATGATGACCGCAAGGGTACCCGCCTTCCTCCCGCTGGCGGCGGCAATATGCCTCGCTTTAGGCCTCGGCTCATGCCTGCAAGAAGGGCCGTCCACCGAAACCGGCAATCCCAATCTGCGCGGCACCCAGATCGACGCGCAAGGCCGCCCCGCGCCCGGCGTGGTGAAATTATTCCTTCTGCCCGCCGCCGCCGCGCCCGGGGCCGGCGATACCCGGCCCCCCATCGGCCCTCGCCTGTTGGACTCCGTAATCGTGGGGACCAACGGCGGCTACCGCTTCGACGGCCTGGCGGCGGGAACCTACGCGTTGGAAGGCCGCGATCGCGCCCAAGCCGCCTTCGCGCTGGTCGGCGGACTCGTGATCTCCGCCCCGGGAGATACCTTGCTCCGGGATTTACCGCTAGCCCCACCGGGCCGGATCACCGGCCGCGTGACGCGGGGGCCGAATGCGCGGCCCGCCGGCATCCGCGGCGACGAGAAAATCCTGGTGCGCTTGGCGGATGCCGATCGCTCCACCGAGACCGACACGGCCGGCCTCTTCTCCCTCGAGAAAGTACCGGCGGGGACCTATCGGCTTGCCTTCGCCGCGGAGGATGGGCACTACCTTACGCGCTACCTCGATGGCGTGGCCGTGGCTTCCGGGACGGAGACGAAACTACCCTTGGTAGAACTAGAATGGAGCCAGTACGGGGAACCTCCTGCGGTGGCCGGGTTGCGCATCGCCATCGATTCCTCCGCCGGCATCGCCCGCCTTTCCTGGCGGGCGGTACCGCTTTCGGGCGGGGCTTCCGTGCTGTATGCGGTAACGCGCGACGGCGTCGAAATCCATCGCGGCCCGGATACGGTTTTCGTGGACACCTTGGCGGGCATCGCGGCCGGGACGCCGATCCGGTATGCGGTCCAAGCCATCAATCCTTTGGGCCAAGCCGGCCCCGCGGACACGGCGGCCTCCTTGGCCCCGGGCCCGGGCGCTCCCCCGGACGGCGAAGGGGTGCTGGAAGGCGCGGTTCTCCAGGGTAACTCCCCGGTTACGGGGGCGCGCGTGGCCTTATACCTCATCCCCTCCGCGGCGGGCTCTCCCGATTCGCTTCCCCTGGGCGTGCGTTTGCTGGACAGCGCGACTTCCGACGCGGCCGGGAGATACCGCTTCGACCGCTTAGGCGCCGCTAAGTACACCGTGGTCGCCCGCGTCCTTTCGGGAACGGACATCGGTATGGCCATGGGGTTGGCTCCGCGCAATGCCGGGGCGCGCTTGGATACCCTTCGACCCGCGGCGACCGGCGTGGTCGCGGGCGCCGCCTCCCGGGATTCCCTTTGGATCACCTCCCCTTTCAAGGGCGATGAGAATATCCGCGTAGGTTTGGCGGGCACGCCGTTCACGGGCCTCACCGATTACGGATCCCCGCCGGCGGGAGGGGCCTTCCGGCTGAACGGGATCCCGGCGGGATCCTATACCCTGGTCGTATACGCCGTTCCCGAAGGCTATTTCCTGCCCGACTCCCTTCCGATTATCGTGCGGGCGGGGGATACCGCCCGGGTGCCGACGGTGGTGAAAGCGCGCTACAACCCCATGGCTCCGCCGCCGCGCATCGCTTCCTTGAGGTTGGCGGGCGCGACCCGCGACCGCATCAACCTGTCCTGGGACCCGGTTACGCGCTATCCCCTGCTGGCGGGCTATCGCGTCCTGCGCCTTTCCCCGGAGCGCGTGGCCCTGGATTCTTCTTCCGTGATCTCCGTTACGGAATATTCCGATGACGTTTCGGGCCTGGCGTCCGGGACGCGCGTGGAATACGTGGTGCGCGTGGTCGGGACCGGCGGTCGCGAAGGCACGAACGGCGGCGATTTCTCCGGGGCCTCCGTGGAGGCAACCATCCCGTAGGCGGCCTTCAGCGGGCGCGCCCGAATGAGCGGCCCTTAGCGGATGGCCACCTGGGCGGAAATGGCCGCCAGGATCAAAGCGACGAAGAGGCCGGGCAGGTAGACCAAGGCCCAGGCCCAACGGCTCCAGTAGCGCGCGGCGTGGACGGTGAGGAAGGCGTGCAGGACCATCCACACGGGAACGTGCAGGCTCAGGACGCGGAGGAAGTCGCTGAGCTGATCCTTATCCATCTCCGGATTCATGGCCGCCAGCTTATCCAGCCCGACGTACTTCTCGGCCGCGTCCAGGAGCATGGCCTTGTGCAGCACGACCCAGGCGAAGAGCATGATCGCGGCGGTATCGTCGTGGGTACGCAAGGACATGGCGATGAAGACCGCCATGATGATGAAGCTGGATACGGTCAGGTAGTCGATGCCGGCGACGGCCAGGCTATAGCCGAGCTCCAGGGCCCCGAAGGCCAGCGCGCCCCAGAGCGCCCGCCGTTGCTGGCCGCGCCCGCCCAGGGCCAGGAATCCGACGACCGGCAGGATGCCGAACCAAATCAGGAAAGAGTTCATAACGGTATCATTCCGGAAACGGTGGCAATATAGCCGCAATCGCGCGCGCCGTGTAGCCGCGCGGACCACTGTAGTCCCTCGGGGAAGTTGTTATTTTATTTCTTCCCTATCCCATTTCGCCGCCAAGCCCGGCGGCCAGCCGGAGAATCCCCATGGTCAAGCCCTCTAAGAACGCCAAGGTCGCCCCGCCCCTGAACGGGACCGCCATCGCGTCCATCGCGGACGTACAGAACCTGGAAGATACCCGGCGCATCGATATCGACAAGGTGGGCATCAAGGCCATCCGCCATCCCGTGCGCGTGAAGGATCGCACCGGCGGCGAACAGCATACCATCGCCACCTTCAACATGTACGTGTACCTGCCCCACAATTTCAAAGGGACGCATATGTCCCGCTTCGTCGAGATCCTGAACGCCCGGGCGCAGGAAATCACCGTGGAATCGTTCAAGGAAATGCTCCCCGAAATGATGGAGAAGCTGAACTCGGAGTCGGGCAACATCGAGATGACCTTCCCCTACTTCGTGAACAAGGCGGCCCCGGTTTCGGGGGTGAAAAGCCTGATGGATTACGAGGTCACCTTCAACGGCGAGATCCGCGACGGCAAGCCCTGCATGGAGCTGAAAGTGGTCGTCCCCGTGACCAGCCTTTGCCCATGCTCGAAGAAGATTTCCGCGTATGGGGCCCATAACCAGCGGTCGCACGTAACCGTGACGGTCCGCATCGCCCCCGGGAAGCACTTCGTCTGGATCGAGGACATCATCGATTTGGTGGAGTCGGTAGCTTCTTGCGAACTGTACGGCCTCTTGAAGCGGCCGGACGAGAAGTACGTGACCGAGCGCGCTTACGATAACCCGAAGTTCGTCGAGGATATGGTGCGCGATGCGGCCCATCTGCTCAACCAGGATAAGCGCATCTCGAAATACGTCGTGGAGTCGGAGAATTTCGAATCCATCCACAACCATTCGGCGTATGCGATGATCGAGAAGGACAAGGCGAGGAAGTAGAGCTTGGTCGATCGGGGTTAGGGTACAGCTTGGTCGATCAGGATTAGGGTAAAGGGGTAAGGGTTAAGGGTACAGGAAAACCAAGATAGGCTCTACGCCTAACACTTAACCCTTAACCCTTTACCCTGTACCCTTTTTCTTCGTCAATCTCCCGTCTTCACCTTCGCGTCTACCGCATCCAGCACATCGCGCACCTTCGCGGTCAGCGACACCGGACTGAAGGGCTTGCCGATGAAGGCCGCCTGGGCCGTATAGACCCCATGGCGGATGATGGCGTCCTCCGTATACCCTGACATATAAAGCACGCGGGTTCCCGGGCGCTTGGCCCTGAGGCGCTCGGCCAGTTCCCGGCCGCTGATGCCGCCCATCACCACGTCGGTGAGCAAAAGGTGGATGGTCCGGTCCTTGAGCCGCTCGGCCAACTCCAGCGCCTGCTCGCCACCCGGCGCCTCGTGCACCGTGTAGCCGGCCGATTCGAGAACGTCGCGCGCCAGGCGCCGCACCGCATCCTCGTCCTCGACCAACAGGATGGTCTCGGTCCCTCCGGCCGACCGCAGGGCTTGGCCCCGCAGATTGTCGCGGCCCGTCCTATTCGCGCCCTTGGGGGCCTCGGGAAGGAAAATCGAGAATTCCGAACCGGTTCCCGGATCGCTGGTGACGATGAGGGTTCCGCCCGCCTGCTTGATCGCGCCGTACACGGTCGATAGCCCCAACCCGGTCCCTTTATCCTTGGGCTTGGTGGTGAAGAAGGGTTCGAATAGGCGGGCCTGGGTCTCCGCATCCATACCGGTACCCGTGTCCCGCACGCTTAAGCTGGCGTAATCCCCCACCGGCACGTCCAGCACGGCCCGATCGCGGTCCTCTTCCCGCAAGGCGCGGTTCGCCGTGACGACGCGCAATTCCCCGCCGCCGGGCATCGCGTCGCGCGCGTTCAAGACCAGGTTCAAGATCACTTGTTCCATCTGGTTGGAATCGGCGACCACTTTCTTAAGCTGGGGATCGAGCTCGGTGATGAGGGTGATGTCCTCGCCGATCAGCCGGCGCAGCATGGTCTCCATGCCCTTGACCACCCCGTTCAAGTCAATCAGGCGCGGGGCCAGCACCTGCTTGCGGCTGAAGGAGAGGAGCTGGCCGGTGAGGGCCGCGGCGCGCCCGCCGGCCTTGCGGATCTCTTCCAGGTGCGCGCGGCGCGGGTCGTCCTTGGCGATGGACATCAGCAGCAGATCGCTGAAGCCGTTGATGGCGGTAAGCAGGTTGTTGAAGTCGTGGGCGACGCCGCCGGCGAGGCGCCCTACGGCCTCCATCTTCTGGGCTTGGCGCAGTTTCTCTTCGCTCGCCTTGAGGGCGTCCTCCGCGCGCTTGCGATCGTTGATGTTGCGGACGATGCCTTCGTAATAAGCGATCTCGCCGCTCTGGCGCTTGATGGCCTGGGCGTTCACTTCCGCCCATACGGTCGCCCCGTCCCGGCGAGGCAGTTCCACCACGAAGGTCTCCCCGCCATCGCCATGGGCCGCGGCATCGCCGCCGGCCGGAAGGAGCAAGGATTGCCGGGTTCCGATCAGCCCAGCGCGATCCGCGTAACCGAGCATGGCCACCATGGCCGGATTTGCGTCGAGGACGGAGCCGTCCTGGGCGATGCGGAAGATGCCGTCCAAGGAGCGTTCGAAAAGGGTGCGGTGCTTTTCCTCGCTGCGCCTGAGATCCCGATACAGGATCATGGACGCCAGCGCGGTGGCGATGCGCGCGGCGATGTCCTTGAACATCGCGAAATCCTCGCCGCGCCAGGGATCGGAAGCGGGCTGGCGCAATAGGCAAAGGATCCAGGGAAGCCCCACCTGGGGCCGCACCGAGATCGCCTTAAGGGATCCCACGCCCATGGATTCGCGCCAGAATCCCGGATTGGGCAGGGGCCGCTCGCGGCCGAACACGAGGGGCTCTTCGGTGGCCGCGCAAGCCGCTGCGATTTCGCCGAAGCCGGCGCCATCGGAGAGCATTTTAGGAGCGGCGCGGAGCGGGACGGCCTCAGAGCTTTCCGCGGAAAAGGGGATGCGATAGCTCCCGTCCCCGTCGGAACGTTGGATCAGCCAGACGCGATCGCAATTGAAGACTTCGAGGAGGCGGGAGAGCGAGGCAGGTAGCGCATTTTCCACGTCCAGGGTGCGTTGCAGGGCGCCCGAAACCCGGTTCAGCCCGTCCAGGTAACGCATGTGCTTTTCCACCGAGGCCTGGGCCTTGCGCATCTCGGTGATGTCCGTGAAGACGTTGATGGCCAGGCGCACCTTACCGTCCTCATCGAAGAGCGGCGAGGCGTTGATCATGGACCAATGTTCCTCGCCGGTGGCGCGGACCCGGTATCCCAGGATTTCCCCGCGCACGGTTTCCCCCTGCAGGGCCCGGCGGCCGGGCAGCCGTTCCGGATCCATTACCTTGCCTTCGTCATCCAGCAGTTCGAAACGTTCGTTCACGAAACGGAGATCGCTGCCGAGCAAGGTCTCTTCGTCGGGGAAGCCCAGGTAACGGACGGCCGCGGCATTGGCGTATACCAACTTGCCGGTCGCGTCCTGCGCCGTGCAGCCGGTCTCCATCAGGCGCAGCATGGCGGCCTGATCGTCGCGCATGCGGGCCAGGTCCACTTGGGCCTGCTTGATGGCGGTGACATCCTGCATGATGGTGACCACCATGCCTGGGCCGCCGTTGGCGGCGGGGATGGGAGTGGACTTGACCAGCGCCCAACGGAGTTGCCCGTCGGGCAACATACGGTGGCCCACCAGGCGCGCGGGCCCGGGGCGGCCCGCCAAGGCCTGGTTTCCCGGCAGACGATCGACGGGCAGCGGCTCCATCGCTTCGTCGAAGAACTCGAGGCGGGACATCGCCTCCTGGTTGGAGACGGCGAGGTATTCCGCCGCCGAGGCGAATCCGATCAGCCGCGCGGCGGCGTCATTGGCATAGCGCTTTTCGCCGTCCGGCGCGAAAACGATGAAAGGGGAGTCTAT
This sequence is a window from Fibrobacterota bacterium. Protein-coding genes within it:
- a CDS encoding carboxypeptidase regulatory-like domain-containing protein yields the protein MMTARVPAFLPLAAAICLALGLGSCLQEGPSTETGNPNLRGTQIDAQGRPAPGVVKLFLLPAAAAPGAGDTRPPIGPRLLDSVIVGTNGGYRFDGLAAGTYALEGRDRAQAAFALVGGLVISAPGDTLLRDLPLAPPGRITGRVTRGPNARPAGIRGDEKILVRLADADRSTETDTAGLFSLEKVPAGTYRLAFAAEDGHYLTRYLDGVAVASGTETKLPLVELEWSQYGEPPAVAGLRIAIDSSAGIARLSWRAVPLSGGASVLYAVTRDGVEIHRGPDTVFVDTLAGIAAGTPIRYAVQAINPLGQAGPADTAASLAPGPGAPPDGEGVLEGAVLQGNSPVTGARVALYLIPSAAGSPDSLPLGVRLLDSATSDAAGRYRFDRLGAAKYTVVARVLSGTDIGMAMGLAPRNAGARLDTLRPAATGVVAGAASRDSLWITSPFKGDENIRVGLAGTPFTGLTDYGSPPAGGAFRLNGIPAGSYTLVVYAVPEGYFLPDSLPIIVRAGDTARVPTVVKARYNPMAPPPRIASLRLAGATRDRINLSWDPVTRYPLLAGYRVLRLSPERVALDSSSVISVTEYSDDVSGLASGTRVEYVVRVVGTGGREGTNGGDFSGASVEATIP
- a CDS encoding response regulator; this encodes MAKGKILIMDDEDLVRSVVGKMLEYLGYQAVMAASGEDAISLYQSHRAAGQPFDAVILDWMVPGGMDGFKTMERLRAIDPDAKGILSSGYPEQDAAARTAAGFLDVIGKPYEIKTLRETLERVLGSTPAL
- a CDS encoding GTP cyclohydrolase I FolE2, translated to MVKPSKNAKVAPPLNGTAIASIADVQNLEDTRRIDIDKVGIKAIRHPVRVKDRTGGEQHTIATFNMYVYLPHNFKGTHMSRFVEILNARAQEITVESFKEMLPEMMEKLNSESGNIEMTFPYFVNKAAPVSGVKSLMDYEVTFNGEIRDGKPCMELKVVVPVTSLCPCSKKISAYGAHNQRSHVTVTVRIAPGKHFVWIEDIIDLVESVASCELYGLLKRPDEKYVTERAYDNPKFVEDMVRDAAHLLNQDKRISKYVVESENFESIHNHSAYAMIEKDKARK
- a CDS encoding TIGR02147 family protein produces the protein MEPLFAYTDYRCFLADWFAHKKHINGHFSLRVLAEQSGFKARDYLMRVMRGERNLSDDGIRKLSEYFRFSEKQAEYFSSLVHLNQARTHSEKERYYARLAEVRKYGAHQRLRQDQFEYLTAWYHSALRSLLPVLEPFPKVGGEEDWERLGKLLDPPLTGKQARDSVELLLRLGLLARDAHGRYAVQEAALTTGDEVAALGVATFHRATMELAKRSIDKHPPPARDISGVTMSISQEGFRRIKSELRAFRKRIQALASADSGEDMVYQLNLHLFPLTRTRGKT
- a CDS encoding PAS domain S-box protein, which produces MGRDPKLSDPQVPAELSAIAFGEILKRIDSPFIVFAPDGEKRYANDAAARLIGFASAAEYLAVSNQEAMSRLEFFDEAMEPLPVDRLPGNQALAGRPGPARLVGHRMLPDGQLRWALVKSTPIPAANGGPGMVVTIMQDVTAIKQAQVDLARMRDDQAAMLRLMETGCTAQDATGKLVYANAAAVRYLGFPDEETLLGSDLRFVNERFELLDDEGKVMDPERLPGRRALQGETVRGEILGYRVRATGEEHWSMINASPLFDEDGKVRLAINVFTDITEMRKAQASVEKHMRYLDGLNRVSGALQRTLDVENALPASLSRLLEVFNCDRVWLIQRSDGDGSYRIPFSAESSEAVPLRAAPKMLSDGAGFGEIAAACAATEEPLVFGRERPLPNPGFWRESMGVGSLKAISVRPQVGLPWILCLLRQPASDPWRGEDFAMFKDIAARIATALASMILYRDLRRSEEKHRTLFERSLDGIFRIAQDGSVLDANPAMVAMLGYADRAGLIGTRQSLLLPAGGDAAAHGDGGETFVVELPRRDGATVWAEVNAQAIKRQSGEIAYYEGIVRNINDRKRAEDALKASEEKLRQAQKMEAVGRLAGGVAHDFNNLLTAINGFSDLLLMSIAKDDPRRAHLEEIRKAGGRAAALTGQLLSFSRKQVLAPRLIDLNGVVKGMETMLRRLIGEDITLITELDPQLKKVVADSNQMEQVILNLVLNARDAMPGGGELRVVTANRALREEDRDRAVLDVPVGDYASLSVRDTGTGMDAETQARLFEPFFTTKPKDKGTGLGLSTVYGAIKQAGGTLIVTSDPGTGSEFSIFLPEAPKGANRTGRDNLRGQALRSAGGTETILLVEDEDAVRRLARDVLESAGYTVHEAPGGEQALELAERLKDRTIHLLLTDVVMGGISGRELAERLRAKRPGTRVLYMSGYTEDAIIRHGVYTAQAAFIGKPFSPVSLTAKVRDVLDAVDAKVKTGD